The DNA window CGAATTTTTCCATAACAGTTGTTTTAACCATCTCAATTGTCTGGATATAATCGTTGGCTGAGGCATTGTCTTTATTAACAATAAACCCTGCATGTTTAGTAGAAACTTCCGCACCGCCAAACCCTCGTCCTTGCAAGCCGCTATCTTGAATTAACTTTCCTGCAAAATTACCAGGCGGTCGTTTAAAGACACTGCCTGCGGAAGGAAATTCCAACGGTTGTTTCGTTTCACGCTGATACGTCAATTCACTCATTTTGGCATCAATAACCGTTTGTTTACCCACCTCTAATTCAAATTCAGCAGACAACACGTAAAATCCTTCTTTTGTAATAATGCTCTTTCGATAACCAAGACCTAAATCGTCCTTAGACAACACCCGTTTTTCTCCTTCTTTCGAAAGAACTGTTGCTTGAACGATAATATCTTTAATTTCTCCGCCATAAGCACCGGCATTCATCGCCATGGCTCCACCGATAGAACCTGGGATTCCACAAGCAAATTCAAATCCTGTCAGTTGTTTTGCTGCAGCGGTTTTTGATACCTGTTTAATATTTGCTCCACCTTGAGCATAAACTTTCGTACCTTCTATATGGATCGTTTGTAAACTCTTTAAAGTTAGAACGATGCCACGAAACCCTCCATCTCGAACGACCATATTTGATCCATTTCCAAGAAGTAATAAAGGGATATTATTTGTATATGCGTATTTCACTGTAAATGCAGTTTCATCTTCAGTCGTTGGTGCCACAAAGATATCAGCTGGCCCACCCATTTTAGTTAATGTATGAAGGTGTAGCGGTTCATCCATTTTAACGTGATCATCTGCTAAAAAAACACGCAAATCTACCAACCATTGTTCTTTCGTCATCTAAAGCAAATCCCTTCTAAACTTATAGCTTCTACTAGTATCTAATTTTCAGCCTGATTTGACAAGCAATATAACAAAGTTCAGGTCAAAAGTCCAATTAAACATTCTCTCGAATCTGAGACTTGTTCATCAAAAACGATTGACTTTGAAATTTGATGAGGCTATATTTAGGGTTGTAAGTCGGACCAGGAGGTAGTTGATTTGAAAAAGTGGACGATCGACGCAACACATTCAGAAATTAGCTTTTCTGTAAAACACATGATGATCTCGAATATAAAAGGTTCTTTCACTTCTTATGAAGCAAACGTTGAAGCCAATGAAGAAAATTTGCAGGGTGCATCAATCGACTTTAAAATCGATGTCGCCAGCATCAACACCAATAACTCAGACCGCGACCAACATCTTCTTTCCGCTGACTTTTTCAACGCTGAGCAATTTCCACACATCACATTTACCGCTAATGACATTGTAAAAAAAGACAACGATTATGAATTAACTGGTGACTTCACCATGAAAAACATCACACGACCAACTACTTTCAAAGTAGCGTACGGCGGCAAAGGTACCAACTTATGGGGCAACGAAATAGTAGCATTTACCGTAGCCGGAAAAATAAATCGCCAAGACTTCGGTCTAACGTGGAACCAGGCGCTTGAAGCAGGTGGCGTGATGGTCGGTGAAGACATCAAAATCACATTGGAATTACAAGGCACTCCCGCTTAAAAAGCCCAGTAAAAAGCAGTGAGAGGATTTTTCCTCTCACTGCTTTTTACGTGTTGGTGCTACACGGGCGCTTGTGCTTTTCTTTGTCCAGGCTCCTGCGCCCAACACCTCGGGTCATAAGTCATCCCGGCTGTGCGGCAAAATGCGCCGCTCTGCCATTCTGTCTTATGCCTGTCGGTGCTACACGGGCGCTTGTGCTTTTCTTTGTCCAGGCTCCTGCGCCCAACACCTCGGGTCATAAGTCATCCCGGCTGTGCGGCAAAATGCGCCGCTCTGCCAGTCTGTCTTATGCCTGTCGGTGCTACACGGGCGCTTGTGCTTTTCTATACTTCTTCGATCTTTTTCAATGGTTTAACCGCGGGTCCGTTTAGTACGTCTCCGGTATAGGAGAATCGCGAACCGTGACATGGGCAGTCCCAAGAACGCTCGGCGTCATTCCAAGCAACATCACATCCCATGTGGGTACATGCGGTATCGACGAGATGGACTTGACCGAATTCGTCCCGGTAACCGCCTGCTTTTTTCTTGCCGACTTTCACTAATGCCCCTTCGTCTTTGCCTAAGTCTTCAACTTTTCTTGATGGTCTTTTCAGCTTACCTGTAACCAATGCCTTAGCAACGGATGCGTTATCTTTCGCAAAATTCTTGGCGTCTTCTGTTTTGACTTTTGTGCGGGTTGGACTAAACAAAGCAGCATACCGATTTTCGATACCAAGCACTTGATCTGACAGCATCATACCTGCTAATGCGCCGTTCGACATGCCCCACTTATGAAAACCAGTCGCTACTAGAATATTGTCATAGCCCGCAGTAATTGTTCCGATGTAAGGGATTTTGTCGAGCGTCGTCATATCTTGAGACGACCAGCGATACGGAATCTCTTGAATTCCGAAATGCTCGTCTCCAAACTTCTCAAGGTTATGATAATGCTCCATCGTCTGACTTGAGCTTTTACCTGTCGTATGGCCATCGCCACCAATTAGTAATAGTTTTTCGCCATTTTCATCTGTTGCATAACGCAGAGAGCGCGAAGGCAAATCTCCGCTAATGTACATATCATTTGGAACATTGCCGCTTACTTTAGCTGCAATGGCATACGAACGATTGACGGATAAACGCGAAAAATACAAACCGTCAAAATCATTAAATGGGTAATGGCTAGCAACAATCACTTTATTGCATGATAAATGTGAAAGATTTTCAGTTTGAATGACCGGATCGTTTTTGCTCAAAATTTTCATCGCACGTGTCTGTTCGTAAATTTTGCCGCCTAGTCGCTCAATTTCTTTCACCAGGCCTGCCAAAAATTTTACTGGATGAAACTGTGCTTGATTGCGCATGACTACCGCTTCTGTAATAGGAAACGGCAACTCCGCCTCTTCTTTTGCCAATTCGCCGTCAATGCCTAGTTGCCGATAGGCTTCCGCTTCTTTTTCAATCAGTTTTGCACCTGCAGCTGTATGCGCATAAACAAACGCATTGTGATGGGAAAAATCACAATCGATATCAAGTTCATGGGCAGTTCCTTCTATAAATTTCAACCCTTCCATGTTCGCCTGATAATAGAGTTTTGCTTGTTCTTGTCCGACTATATTAATCAACGAATCATAATACAGGCCATGCTGCGCTGTTATTTTTGCCGTCGTACGCCCTGTTACGCCATCGACTAATTTCCCAGCTTCAATCAATGTCACTTTTCTACCGGCTTTTGCCAGCAAATAAGCACTAATGATCCCCACCATTCCTCCCCCTACAACCGCTATATCTGTAGACTCATTTTCTTGCAAAGCGGGGTAGTTTGGAATATCTTTGTATTCTCTCCAATAAGACTTTTGCTCTTCCGGAACTCGACTCTCGCCATTACTCTGCACTTGCGCCATTCCTCCTTAGAAAGCTTTTTATAGATGTCTACCCCTATTATAAATTCTTAATCAGCTTAGCTATTCGAAAAGCATCATTTTCCAATTATTTGGATATACTGTCGGAAAGAGCTCGAATACTGTCCAGATTTCAGAAATACTGTCCATTTCAGCTCCTTTACTGTCCAATTCGCTGGATTTACTGTCTAAATTAAAAAAGACGACCCGTTAAGGTCGTCTTTATCACTTTATATTATGCATTTACTTTAACTAATGAATTGGCAACTTGTTCTACACGCTGCATTCCCTCAGCTTTGATTTCTTCCGCGCGATCAGGGTACATATTGTGTCCCTCAATGATCACTTCTTCAATGTCAGTGATTCCGAAGAAGTCCATAATCAACCGAATGTAGTTGACACTCATTTCAGCTGGGGCCATTTCTGGTGTTGAATAAACTCCTCCACGTGCGTTCAAGATAATGACTTTCTTATCAGGTACAAGACCGACTGGGCCTTCAGCCGTATATTTGAATGTCACACCTGCACGGTAAACGTAGTCGATGAACGTCTGCAATGGCGCAGGAATTGTTTTATTCCATAATGGGAATGCAAAAACAACCACATCAGCTTCCATAAATGCATCCATTGCTTTGTTAGCCGCTGTCAAAATGCGCTGTTCTAGCTCAGTCATTTCTTCGGCCTTTGCTGATTTTTGCATTGCATCAAAAAAGTCCTGGCCGAAATACGGCATGTCTTCTTTGAAAACGTCGAACGTATTGATATCAAGTTCTGTATCTGTGCCGATCGAATCCATAAACACTTCATACATTTTGCTCGATACCCCTTCAGATGATGGGCGATTATTTGCTTTTACTACTAAAACGTTTGTCATTAGTTTAAAACTCCTCTTGTCATCATATAAAAACTAGTACTATCGATTTGAAAATCTCATTAATTTTAATAAAAAAACAGAGTAAAAGTCAATTACTCTGCTCAGGTATTTTATAAGCCATCACACGAATCTCCTGTGCAATAGCTGGTTTTCTTACCAAGCGGTTTTAATTTAGGACGAATTCCTTCTTCTTCAGCAATTTGCTCTAACGCTTCCACAAAAGCTTCTACTGGCTGGGCTCCGGAAATGGCATACTTACGATTGACCACAAAAAATGGTACACCTTGCACGCCGATTTGACCAGCTTCTGCAATGTCCAACTGGACCTGTCCCATAAACTGGTCCGATTCCAGCACTTTTTCTGCTTCTTCACGCGGCAAACCAATCGTTTCTGCGAGTGTCAATAAAACCTCATAATTGCTGACATTTTTTGCTTCCACAAAATAATGATGCATTAGCTGTTCAGTCAGCTCTGCATCTTTCCCTTGTGTTTCAGCCCATTTCACTAAACGATGAGCAGCTAACGTGTTCGCTTCTACCATATTATCAAAATTGTATTCCAAACCAACAGAGCGGGCATGCTGCGCCACGCCTTCAGTCATTTCTTTCGCTTGTTCTATAGTCTGTCCATATTTTTTCGCTAAACTTTCATAAGTTGGAGTAGTGGAATTGATTGGCGCATCTGGATTCAATTGATAAGCCTTAAACGTAACTTCCGCCTGACTTTCAAAACCCGATTGAACCAACGCTTTCTCTAAAGTCCTCTTGCCTATATAACAGAATGGGCACACATAATCTGACCAAACTTCAATTTTCATATCGTTCACCTCGACACTAACTATAGCAACGAAAACAACAGCACTCAATTTTTTTGCCTGTGACAAAGAAAAGCGCAAGCGATCGTACTAAACCTGACGGGCATAAGGCGCGGTGGCGAAGTGGCATCTTTTCAGCCACACAGCCAACGTGACTTATGACCCGAAGGTTTGATCGCTGGAGCTA is part of the Planococcus kocurii genome and encodes:
- the murB gene encoding UDP-N-acetylmuramate dehydrogenase, translated to MTKEQWLVDLRVFLADDHVKMDEPLHLHTLTKMGGPADIFVAPTTEDETAFTVKYAYTNNIPLLLLGNGSNMVVRDGGFRGIVLTLKSLQTIHIEGTKVYAQGGANIKQVSKTAAAKQLTGFEFACGIPGSIGGAMAMNAGAYGGEIKDIIVQATVLSKEGEKRVLSKDDLGLGYRKSIITKEGFYVLSAEFELEVGKQTVIDAKMSELTYQRETKQPLEFPSAGSVFKRPPGNFAGKLIQDSGLQGRGFGGAEVSTKHAGFIVNKDNASANDYIQTIEMVKTTVMEKFGIDLELEVKIVGEDRT
- a CDS encoding YceI family protein — encoded protein: MKKWTIDATHSEISFSVKHMMISNIKGSFTSYEANVEANEENLQGASIDFKIDVASINTNNSDRDQHLLSADFFNAEQFPHITFTANDIVKKDNDYELTGDFTMKNITRPTTFKVAYGGKGTNLWGNEIVAFTVAGKINRQDFGLTWNQALEAGGVMVGEDIKITLELQGTPA
- a CDS encoding FAD-dependent oxidoreductase — translated: MAQVQSNGESRVPEEQKSYWREYKDIPNYPALQENESTDIAVVGGGMVGIISAYLLAKAGRKVTLIEAGKLVDGVTGRTTAKITAQHGLYYDSLINIVGQEQAKLYYQANMEGLKFIEGTAHELDIDCDFSHHNAFVYAHTAAGAKLIEKEAEAYRQLGIDGELAKEEAELPFPITEAVVMRNQAQFHPVKFLAGLVKEIERLGGKIYEQTRAMKILSKNDPVIQTENLSHLSCNKVIVASHYPFNDFDGLYFSRLSVNRSYAIAAKVSGNVPNDMYISGDLPSRSLRYATDENGEKLLLIGGDGHTTGKSSSQTMEHYHNLEKFGDEHFGIQEIPYRWSSQDMTTLDKIPYIGTITAGYDNILVATGFHKWGMSNGALAGMMLSDQVLGIENRYAALFSPTRTKVKTEDAKNFAKDNASVAKALVTGKLKRPSRKVEDLGKDEGALVKVGKKKAGGYRDEFGQVHLVDTACTHMGCDVAWNDAERSWDCPCHGSRFSYTGDVLNGPAVKPLKKIEEV
- a CDS encoding FMN-dependent NADH-azoreductase, with translation MTNVLVVKANNRPSSEGVSSKMYEVFMDSIGTDTELDINTFDVFKEDMPYFGQDFFDAMQKSAKAEEMTELEQRILTAANKAMDAFMEADVVVFAFPLWNKTIPAPLQTFIDYVYRAGVTFKYTAEGPVGLVPDKKVIILNARGGVYSTPEMAPAEMSVNYIRLIMDFFGITDIEEVIIEGHNMYPDRAEEIKAEGMQRVEQVANSLVKVNA
- a CDS encoding DsbA family oxidoreductase encodes the protein MKIEVWSDYVCPFCYIGKRTLEKALVQSGFESQAEVTFKAYQLNPDAPINSTTPTYESLAKKYGQTIEQAKEMTEGVAQHARSVGLEYNFDNMVEANTLAAHRLVKWAETQGKDAELTEQLMHHYFVEAKNVSNYEVLLTLAETIGLPREEAEKVLESDQFMGQVQLDIAEAGQIGVQGVPFFVVNRKYAISGAQPVEAFVEALEQIAEEEGIRPKLKPLGKKTSYCTGDSCDGL